In Bactrocera oleae isolate idBacOlea1 chromosome 3, idBacOlea1, whole genome shotgun sequence, a genomic segment contains:
- the Pez gene encoding tyrosine-protein phosphatase non-receptor type 14, translating to MIMPLKFLKKCRQYNVTSKSLFVISVHHLLETSTTVDCTISSESKGQECLDNVCQRLNLQKPEFFGLRYVVKGKEDELKWVDLERSLSRQLEKYAASTKIYLRVRHYVDPLRSDDLTRCYYFLQLKSDIYEGKIICDIRTAILLALYCRQAEYDSHQNDKQTKDNLKKSLVLPKNLQGLANDDNLLDSLIMEVLQQNAGIQHLQQSKAEEMYIQCCQQLDGYGEERFPAKDTLGNDLLLGLAINGMVVMADNGRQYFPWKESQTVSIDKRTIKIEQNKTDGSIVGSFIFPDAETARYFWKLCITQHKFFKRYIDEESASSVGDAESANGNSMSVTGGGGVLAGGMDAYAYGDFNDSREDLLLEQQQRAIYNPNAITSGGGGVGALSAVNPEFMSAPALHHGLLASTHASNALMSSNISLAASHQSGGGGGGGMGGGGPNGAMHSHSVGAIAPSWLAKEYGHEYASTQHLSNSMLDTRLQQSSSCLDLSNNNANNIGGGAAFHSSSNNIVHGHLGGSVTNNGSNVALHAVDAHERERLKAMLPTYRPAPDYETAVQLKYHTPSSELHHPQMNSYANYQPQLASSASAVAMAGTPAASGAIYYAGSQPDVHNAAAIYGDGVLLSQLAPHRYPDVAQPAAAMHAQHHHLTAAGVTMAPGGHSNSVSGGGAYIDLGHRLQMVRSKPPPPYPVNRLNSSSTPDLAVASHRPLMGYRSYVSGSSPDLVSNRNLANGQYPYVHSSSVGAAQAVGAVAATNHALIHPHSSYMGAGHIGHSQPYLPHGTFENLNMIEEQPSILSQLRQDCLFLPPSYAEQNAAANSNSNNIYRQTSPSVQAQIQTPLPQVPQSQTHQQQQLQANASNASLQRNTLNGSIEPIYENVPHARYVAAEPVVQRNMEQRSSGSSATSEAMRNRTASIQSAPGGTHTQPQQQMPPVPAVRHHHHHQHQQQQQQQQALLQQQQQQAHAQQQQAEAEAAAAAAAALNMHKYAERAASTELQFLEPTPPQRTVRAASAAPAVGHNSGSNHQQSMLQTPPPRQHPHAHKTQQLMQNAASVSPSVVDAAATSPNNAVARAHTTSSLHDDSTDSMLHAAQQQFSAMNISSISSNVSVSAAATMQHTASHHQRHHHRSHNSSLLDTTANSSNTTHSSNTTNSSNTTGKEGKRKKIWNILGRSKTPDKQKSATLGREKASSSNAAKTAAKVKLAQDDLNLMHRWSTGVSRLQPISGQYSKDKLCPILTEKLNDPQLFMEFESIPKRCENPSYDWALMEENAKKNSDPNFLPYDYNRVSITPTWENKTGYVNASRISATVGTNQRFYIIAQSPQDKLTTNIFWQCVWEADVYLIVKLSEGLNYMPPNSNQRLEFDQFQVYQEFSQTTDRCITSKLRLFHIPSRRYRSVWHLNYTNWGEQNCPLEVNHFLDFLEELNSVRMASANEVPPGHNTNPPVLIHCLEGGGRSGVTLTADLLLYTLDHNEDLDIPRVIGQLRDQRDSIIPSLAQYKFIYSLLITYLKRTRLI from the exons ACAACAGTTGATTGTACAATTAGTTCAGAAAGCAAAGGACAAGAGTGTTTAGACAATGTCTGCCAGCGACTAAATCTACAAAAACCCGAATTTTTCGGTCTGCGCTATGTGGTGAAGGGTAAGGAGGACGAATTGAAATGGGTTGATTTGGAACGCTCATTAAGCAGACAGCTAGAAAAATATGCAGCGAGTACGAAAATATATTTACGCGTGCGCCATTATGTCGATCCATTGCGCAGTGATGACTTAACACGTTGCTATTATTTTCTGCAATTGAAAAGTGATATTTATGAGGGTAAAATTATATGCGATATACGCACTGCCATACTGTTAGCGCTCTACTGCCGACAAGCCGAATACGATAGTCATCAAAATGACAAACAGACCAAGGATAATCTGAAGAAGTCGCTGGTGCTGCCGAAGAATTTACAAG GCCTCGCCAACGATGACAATCTGCTCGACAGTCTCATCATGGAAGTGTTACAGCAGAACGCAGGCATCCAGCATCTGCAGCAATCCAAGGCTGAAGAAATGTACATACAATGTTGCCAGCAATTGGATGGCTATGGTGAGGAGCGCTTCCCCGCAAAAGACACACTGGGTAACGATCTGTTGCTCGGTCTAGCTATTAATGGCATGGTTGTGATGGCTGACAATGGGCGTCAATATTTCCCCTGGAAAGAGTCACAAACGGTGTCGATCGACAAACGTACCATAAAAATCGAACAAAACAAAACGGATGGCTCGATTGTGGGCTCATTCATTTTTCCAGATGCCGAAACCGCGCGTTACTTTTGGAAATTATGTATAACACAACATAAATTCTTTAAACGCTACATAGACGAAGAATCAGCGTCGTCTGTGGGCGATGCGGAGAGTGCGAACGGCAATTCAATGAGCGTAACTGGTGGTGGTGGTGTGTTAGCGGGCGGTATGGATGCTTACGCTTATGGTGACTTTAATGATTCACGTGAAGATTTGCTACTTGAGCAACAGCAACGTGCCATTTACAATCCCAATGCGATTACGAGTGGTGGCGGCGGTGTTGGCGCGCTGTCAGCGGTTAATCCAGAATTCATGTCAGCGCCGGCCTTACATCATGGTTTGCTCGCCTCCACACACGCGTCCAATGCGTTAATGTCATCGAATATATCGCTAGCGGCCAGTCATCAGTCtggcggcggcggtggcggtGGTATGGGCGGCGGCGGCCCGAATGGCGCTATGCATTCGCATAGTGTGGGTGCTATAGCGCCCAGTTGGCTGGCAAAG GAGTATGGTCACGAATACGCTTCGACGCAGCACTTATCGAATAGCATGTTGGATACGCGCTTACAGCAAAGTAGCTCCTGTTTGGATCTAAGCAATAATAACGCCAATAACATTGGCGGCGGCGCCGCTTTCCACAGTAGCAGCAATAATATCGTACATGGACACTTGGGTGGCAGCGTAACGAACAATGGCAGCAATGTCGCATTGCATGCAGTGGACGCGCACGAGCGCGAGCGACTGAAAGCCATGTTGCCCACATATCGCCCAGCGCCTGACTATGAAACTGCAGTACAGCTGAAATATCATACACCTTCCAGCGAATTGCATCATCCGCAAATGAACAGTTATGCCAACTATCAACCACAATTGGCGTCAAGCGCCTCTGCCGTTGCTATGGCTGGGACGCCTGCcgctagtggcgccatctattaCGCCGGCTCACAGCCTGATGTACACAATGCGGCCGCAATTTACGGTGATGGTGTGCTATTAAGTCAATTAGCGCCGCACCGCTACCCTGACGTAGCGCAACCCGCAGCCGCTATGCATGCGCAGCATCATCATTTAACAGCGGCGGGCGTAACAATGGCGCCGGGTGGACATAGCAATAGTGTTAGTGGTGGTGGCGCTTATATTGATTTGGGACATCGCCTACAAATGGTGCGCAGCAAACCACCACCACCCTATCCGGTCAACCGTTTGAATTCTTCATCCACACCCGACTTGGCGGTCGCGTCACATCGGCCGCTAATGGGTTATCGCTCATATGTATCGGGTTCATCACCGGATTTGGTGTCAAATCGTAACTTAGCCAACGGCCAATATCCATATGTCCACAGCAGTAGCGTCGGTGCAGCTCAAGCAGTAGGCGCTGTGGCGGCTACCAATCATGCCTTGATACACCCACATTCTTCGTACATGGGCGCGGGACATATaggtcattcacagccatattTGCCGCATGGTACTTTCGAGAACTTAAATATGATCGAGGAACAACCGTCTATATTGTCGCAGCTGCGGCAGGACTGTCTCTTTTTGCCACCCAGCTATGCAGAGCAAAACGCAGCAGCCAACAGCAACAGTAATAATATATACCGGCAAACGTCACCATCAGTGCAGGCGCAGATCCAAACGCCACTGCCACAGGTGCCGCAGTCGCAAACACATCAACAACAGCAGTTGCAAGCGAACGCCTCCAACGCCTCACTGCAACGCAACACTTTAAACGGTTCTATCGAACCGATTTATGAAAATGTGCCGCATGCGCGTTACGTTGCTGCAGAGCCAGTCGTGCAAAGGAATATGGAGCAACGCTCTTCGGGCTCTTCGGCGACCAGCGAAGCGATGCGCAATCGCACAGCTTCAATACAATCGGCGCCGGGTGGCACGCACACGCAGCCGCAGCAACAAATGCCGCCGGTGCCTGCCGTgcgacatcatcatcatcaccagcaccaacagcagcagcaacaacaacaagcgcttctgcagcagcagcagcagcaggcgCACGCGCAGCAGCAACAAGCCGAAGCGGAAGCGGCAGCGGCTGCCGCGGCAGCACTCAACATGCATAAATATGCTGAGCGCGCAGCTAGTACTGAACTGCAATTTTTAGAGCCAACGCCACCGCAACGTACAGTGCGCGCCGCCTCCGCAGCACCAGCCGTTGGTCATAATAGCGGCAGCAATCACCAACAATCAATGCTGCAAACACCGCCGCCAAGGCAACATCCGCACGCGCATAAGACACAGCAGCTAATGCAGAACGCCGCATCTGTTTCCCCCTCCGTCGTAGACGCAGCGGCAACATCGCCGAATAATGCGGTCGCCCGCGCGCATACAACTTCGTCTCTGCACGACGACTCCACAGACTCAATGCTGCACGCAGCGCAGCAACAATTCAGTGCCATGAACATCTCTTCGATTTCATCTAATGTCTCAGTTTCAGCCGCCGCCACCATGCAACACACTGCGTCGCATCATCAACGTCATCATCATCGCTCACATAATTCATCGCTGCTCGACACCACTGCCAACTCTAGCAATACCACACACAGCTCGAACACAACGAATTCCTCCAACACCACCGGCAAGGAGGGTAAACGTAAGaaaatttggaatattttgGGGCGCAGCAAAACGCCGGACAAACAGAAATCCGCTACGCTCGGACGGGAGAAGGCGTCGTCATCGAATGCGGCAAAGACAGCGGCGAAAGTTAAACTCGCACAGGACGATCTGAATTTAATGCATCGCTGGTCGACTGGTGTCTCGCGGCTACAGCCCATTTCCGGACAGTATTCAAAGGACAAATTG TGCCCCATACTTACTGAGAAACTAAATGATCCGCAACTGTTCATGGAATTTGAAAGTATACCGAAGCGTTGCGAAAATCCCAGCTACGACTGGGCGCTGATGGAAGAAAATGCCAAGAAAAATTCCGATCCTAACTTTTTGCCATACGATTATAATCGTGTTAGCATAACACCGACGTGGGAGAATAAAACAGGCTATGTTAATGCGTCGCGTATTTCG gCCACAGTTGGCACAAATCAACGCTTCTACATAATTGCTCAATCACCACAGGACAAGCTGACCACAAATATTTtctggcagtgtgtctgggagGCTGACGTTTATTTGATTGTAAAATTATCGGAGGGTCTAAATTACATGCCGCCGAATAGCAACCAGCGGCTTGAGTTTGATCAA TTCCAAGTGTATCAGGAATTCTCACAAACCACAGATCGTTGCATTACCAGCAAGCTGCGCCTCTTTCACATACCATCGCGTCGTTATCGCTCCGTTTGGCATTTGAACTACACCAATTGGGGCGAACAGAATTGCCCGTTGGAGGTGAATCACTTTTTGGATTTTCTCGAAGAGCTGAATTCTGTACGCATGGCTTCGGCAAACGAAGTGCCACCGGGACATAATACCAATCCGCCAGTGTTGATACATTGTCTCGAGGGTGGCGGACGCTCGGGCGTAACGTTGACCGCTGACTTGTTACTCTACACGCTGGATCATAATGAG GATTTGGATATTCCACGCGTTATAGGTCAACTACGTGATCAGCGTGATAGCATAATACCGTCCTTAGCGcagtataaatttatttatagtcTACTCATAACATATTTAAAACGTACGCGTTTAATTTGA